The Rhodospirillales bacterium genome includes the window TCGTCGGCGAAATCGTCTTCGTCGAGTTGCGCGAAATGCGGCGCGGCTGCGGATTGGTCGCTCCAGACAATGGCCGAGCGATACCATGATTTCGCGCGCGGGGATTCGCCCGCGCGACGCGTCGGCAGAATGGCGAACGGCCCCGACGGAAAAAACAACTCGTGCGCGATGTTTTCGTGCGGCCGCTCGTGGCGCACGGTGCAGACGATGGCGGTCTGGCCGTAATCGCGGCGGGCGACGCCGATGCCGGCTTCGGCGCGGGTGCGGCTCAAGGCGCCGTCGGCGGCGACAACGAGCTGGGCGCGGATGGTCCGTCCGTCGGCGAGCCTGGCCTCGACCCCGAAGGGCCCGCGCGCGAGATGCGCAAGTCGCGCCGGCGCGAAAAGCGTGATGCCGGCGCGCCGTGTAACCTGGAGTCCGAGTTCGCTCTTCAAGGCCCGGTTTTCGACCATAAACCCGAACGGCTCGCCGCCGATTTCGCGCGAGTCGTAGTGGAGGAAGTCGGTGCTGCCGCCTTCGGCGACGCGGATGTGCCGGATCGGCGTTGCGAACGGTTGCAGCGCGGGCCACACGCCGATGCGCGCGAACAGGCGCTGCGACGTAAGCGCGACCGCCGACACGCGTCCATCGTGTGCGGT containing:
- a CDS encoding 2-octaprenyl-6-methoxyphenyl hydroxylase, encoding MRAATHTKVTRPTATGADVLLVGGGLVGGTIACALAAQGIAVAVVDTERPGESQRRRDKTAHDGRVSAVALTSQRLFARIGVWPALQPFATPIRHIRVAEGGSTDFLHYDSREIGGEPFGFMVENRALKSELGLQVTRRAGITLFAPARLAHLARGPFGVEARLADGRTIRAQLVVAADGALSRTRAEAGIGVARRDYGQTAIVCTVRHERPHENIAHELFFPSGPFAILPTRRAGESPRAKSWYRSAIVWSDQSAAAPHFAQLDEDDFAD